One genomic segment of Arthrobacter sp. Marseille-P9274 includes these proteins:
- a CDS encoding Ppx/GppA phosphatase family protein, with the protein MRVGAIDCGTNSIRLLIADVDDGGRLTDVVRTMKVVRLGQGVDATGILADEALARTFAAAEEYAGQLRGHGAESLRFVATSATRDAGNRQVFVDGIRDRLGVEPEVISGGEEAELSFTGAASALSAHPDERILVVDLGGGSTEFVLGNGSGVLAARSTDMGCVRFTERHLVTDPPSAAEIEAAEKEINAYIDEVLRDVPLGDADRLVGVAGSITTVTAHAMGLAEYQPDAIHGTALDAAKTRAACTSLLRMSRAERAALPYMHPGRVDVIGAGALIWRTINDRVGELTSGRVDGATASEHDILDGIALSAARPRSEAN; encoded by the coding sequence ATGAGGGTCGGAGCCATCGACTGCGGAACCAATTCCATCCGCCTGCTGATTGCGGACGTTGACGACGGCGGACGCCTCACCGACGTGGTTCGCACCATGAAGGTGGTGCGGCTGGGCCAGGGCGTGGACGCAACGGGAATACTGGCGGACGAGGCGCTGGCCCGAACGTTCGCCGCGGCCGAGGAGTATGCCGGCCAGCTGCGCGGACACGGCGCTGAGAGCCTGCGCTTCGTGGCGACGTCGGCCACGCGGGACGCCGGCAACCGCCAGGTCTTCGTGGACGGCATCCGCGACCGGCTCGGAGTCGAGCCGGAGGTCATCAGCGGCGGGGAAGAGGCGGAGCTGTCCTTCACCGGCGCAGCCAGCGCCTTGTCTGCGCACCCGGACGAGCGGATCTTGGTCGTGGACCTTGGCGGGGGCAGCACCGAGTTCGTCCTCGGTAACGGGTCCGGCGTCCTGGCCGCGCGCAGCACCGACATGGGCTGCGTCCGGTTCACCGAGCGGCACCTCGTGACCGATCCTCCCTCGGCGGCCGAGATCGAGGCCGCCGAGAAGGAGATCAACGCCTACATCGACGAGGTGCTCCGCGACGTGCCGCTGGGGGATGCCGACCGGCTGGTGGGCGTCGCCGGATCCATCACCACGGTGACCGCGCACGCGATGGGCCTGGCCGAGTACCAGCCGGACGCCATCCACGGCACGGCCCTGGACGCCGCCAAGACCAGGGCGGCCTGCACCTCGCTGCTGCGGATGAGCCGCGCCGAACGGGCTGCCCTGCCTTATATGCACCCGGGGCGCGTCGACGTCATCGGCGCCGGCGCCCTCATTTGGCGCACCATCAACGACCGGGTTGGAGAGCTGACCTCGGGCCGGGTCGACGGCGCGACCGCCAGCGAACACGATATCCTCGATGGCATTGCCCTGAGCGCCGCCCGGCCGCGCTCCGAGGCCAACTAG
- a CDS encoding DUF501 domain-containing protein, with protein sequence MDTAQRTPTPADLETISRQLGRPARDVVEIGARCICGNPLVATTAPRLGNGIPFPTTFYLTHPVITSAVSRLEAAGVMTEMTERLERDEQLAAAYRRAHDAYLRSRDEIGQRTGVGAVPEIAGVSAGGMPSRVKCLHVLVGHSLAAGRGVNPLGDEALDGIAEWWTTDRCYCGGAWDESGPVPDRDLSRHTKTQGLSPEELEAKRAERRAAREAGQDAGEEGLS encoded by the coding sequence ATGGATACCGCCCAGCGCACGCCCACTCCGGCGGACCTCGAAACCATCAGCCGGCAACTGGGGCGTCCCGCCCGCGACGTCGTGGAAATCGGGGCGCGCTGCATCTGCGGCAACCCGCTGGTTGCGACCACGGCGCCGCGGCTGGGCAACGGGATCCCGTTTCCGACCACGTTCTACCTGACCCACCCCGTCATCACCTCGGCGGTCTCCCGGCTGGAGGCCGCGGGCGTCATGACGGAGATGACGGAGCGGCTGGAGCGGGACGAGCAGCTCGCGGCCGCTTATCGGCGCGCCCATGACGCGTACCTGCGCAGCCGGGACGAGATCGGGCAGCGCACCGGCGTCGGCGCGGTGCCCGAAATCGCGGGCGTCTCCGCCGGCGGGATGCCGTCCCGGGTCAAATGCCTGCACGTGCTGGTCGGGCACTCGCTCGCCGCCGGCCGGGGCGTGAACCCCCTCGGGGACGAGGCTCTCGACGGCATCGCCGAATGGTGGACCACGGACCGCTGCTACTGCGGCGGCGCCTGGGACGAATCCGGGCCTGTCCCTGACCGGGACCTGAGCCGGCACACCAAGACACAGGGGCTCAGCCCCGAGGAACTCGAAGCCAAGCGCGCCGAACGCCGTGCCGCCCGGGAAGCCGGGCAGGACGCAGGGGAAGAAGGACTGTCATGA